TATTTGGCTAGGCTCTGCGGGAAATGGACGGTATCAAAAAATTGCCCCTCGGCATCGAGGAAAGTTCCGAATTTCATCAGGTCGCCACGCTTGGTCTTCACAAATTTCTCACAGACAAAATCCCCCACCACACGTACTATCTTCCCTTCATGCAGATGGAGTTCCCGAGCGGGCATATCGCCCCGGTAATCGCTTTTGGTAAGATCGAATAGCGTACCCGTTACGCAAAAGCCAATCAGCTCCATCTCGTCGTAATAATCCTCCAAGATATCTTCTTCCAAAGGGGGAAGAATAGGCTTGCGACTTTCGGTCTCAAAGAGCGCCATACCTGCTGCGACGGGCTTATGCTTACTCATCATCAGGTGAGCTGCCCACAGCAATTGCTTTTTCCCCGTCCCTGTAAAGCGCAAGGCACCCACACGAATTAGGATAACGACCTGCTCAATACCCGTCTGTGTCCGTTTGATAAAGTTTTCCAGACTGATGTACTTGCCATTGGCTTCGCGTTCCTCAATAATGCGATGGGCCAGTTTACACTCCAAATTGAGCAGGCAGTCAAAACCCAGATAAATATCTTTACCCTGAATGGAGGTGTTAAAGACCGACTGGTTGACACAGGGTAAGCAGATATTACCACCTGAAATTCGCGCTTCATTGACATAGACCTTACGGCTGTAAAACCCACCATAATTGTTGAGGACCGCAACCATAAACTCCAAAGGATAGTAGGTCTTGAGGAAAAGACTCTGATAACTCTCTACGGCAAAGGATGCTGAATGCGCCTTGTTAAAGGAATAACCGGCAAAGCTTTCCATCTGCCGCCATATCTCGCGGCTAGTCTTCTCGTCATAGCCTTTGGCCTTACAGTTGGAAAAGAACTTATCCTCAATTTCGATCAGGTGGTCTTTGCTGCGATATTTGCCAGACATCATCCGTCGGAGCACATCGGCATCGGCCATATCGAGCCCGCCATAGGCATTGGCGATCTTCATCACATCTTCCTGATAAACCATCACGCCGTAGGTCTCTTCAAGCTGCTCCTTAAATACGGGATGTGGATAGACGACTGTCGTGGGGTCGTGATGCCGACGGATGTACTCGCCCATCATGCCCGAACTGGCCACACCGGGCCGAATAATGGATGAGGCAGCCACTAAAGTCAGGTAATCATCGCAACGTAACTTGGTGAGCAACTGCCGCATCGCCGGACTCTCGATATAGAAGCAACCGATGGTATTGGCCGATTTGAGCTGGGCGGCAATATGGGCATCCTGAAAAAAACGCTTGGGATTGTCGGTATCAATGACCACGCCCAAGTTTTCGCGCACAATGGTACGGCAATCTTTGATATGGCCGATACCGCGCTGCGAAAGGATATCGAACTTTTCAAAACCGATATCTTCGGCCACGTACATATCAAACTGCATGGTCGGCAATCCCTTGGGCGGATTGTCCATTGCTGAATAACAGGTCAATGGTTCCTCCGAGATCAGCACGCCGCTGGCGTGTATGGTGCGCTGATTGGGAAAATCGGCCATGCGGTTGTAAACGCTCAGAATAGTATTGGTCACCTCATTCTTGTTGAGCATATGCTCGGGCTCATGCACGAGACGGTCGATCTCGGCCTTGGGCAGTCCGTACACCTTACCCAGCTCGCGCAAGATACTCCGGGAGCGAAAGGTGCTCATAGCGCCCATCAAGGCTGTATGACCGGTCTGATAACGGTTAAAGATATAATCGTACATTTCGTCACGCTCATTCCAGCTAAAGTCCACATCGAAATCAGGCGGACTCTTGCGCTTGGGATTGAGAAAACGCTCAAAGGGAAGTTTGAGTGCTATGGGGTCAACATCGGTGATCCCTAAGCAGTAAGCAACAGCAGAATTGGCCCCCGACCCGCGGCCTACGTAGTGAAAATTGCGGCCACGCGCGTAGCGGCAGATATCGTCCGTAATCAGGAAATAACTGGAGAAACGCAGGTTTTCGATAATCTCAAGCTCGCGCTGGATGCGTTCGGTCGCGCCCCGGTCGTTACGACCATAGCGCCTGGTAAAGCCATCCGTGCAGTACTTGTGCAGCAGCTGCTTATCGTTGTAGCGATTACCGGTAAAGGTTGCCTTGTTCTTGACACTGGAAAAATCAAAACTGAAAGAACACTGGCCCAGTATGCGGTTGGTATTGGCCAGCAATTGAGGCAAGTCGGAAAATAAGCGCATGAGCTTGACCCGAGGGATAAACACCTCGTCCTCGGCAGCTATCTGCTCATCGCCGAGCTGCGAAATCAGCAGATTGTTGTCAATGGCCCTTAATTGGCGATGTAAGGTATAGTCGGCCTTTCGGAAACTGACTGGTGCGAGTATTACACAGCGATCGAGAACCTTACGATCCATCAGCTGGGCGCGGGTACGCTCACTAGGTCGAACGCCGATGTATTCGAAGTCCCGCAATGGAAAGGCATTGAGCCTGCTAAAGGGATAGATGACAAAGACCTCCTCAAATTCGGGCGCACGCTCCGGTATAGCGCGGTTTTCCATATTGAGCTTAGTTCGATACTCATTGATCTCACGGAAGCCCTGTTCGTTTTTGGCAATAGCGACAAAACAAATCTGTTCGCCAGCGCGGAATTCCATTCCCGCGAGTAAATTCAGTCCGGCAGCGCGGCCCAGTTTAATGAAGTCCAGCGATCCCGAGCTGTTATTAATATCGGTAAGCACGGCGGTATCATAACCGCCAGCAAGCATGCCCGAGACAAGATCCTGCAGGCTGAGGGTACCAAAACGCAGGCTATAATAGCTATGTAGATTTAAGAGCATGCTCCCCTCCTTTCTCTGGCAGCGGTGCACAGATGGCCTTCATCAGAAATTCAGCCCCATAGCGTTTTCGGATCTTGTCCATGGCCTGCATGAGGTTGACCTCCTCGGCACTGTCGTCAAAGAGATCGGTCTGATAGGAACCATAGATCAGACCAGAGAATTTGATCCCGATAAGCCTTATCAGCATCCTGCGGCTATAGAGTTTCTTGAAGAGTGCAATTACCACATCGGTAAGCTTTCGATCCGAATTGGTATAGCCAATCTGTAGCTGTTGGGTATGGGTATCGAAGTTGCTATAACGAATCTTGAGGGTAACGCAGCTGGTCAGCTTCTGCTCTTTGCGCAGATCGAAAGCGAGTGTATCGACCATGCTGATCAGCGTGCGACGGAGGACATCCATATCGATAGTATCCTGCTGAAAGGTATTTTCTTTGGACATGGACTTTTGCTCCCGAAAAGGCAACACGAGGGAATCATCGAGCCCATTGGCTTTACGCCAGATGTTGATCCCGTTTTCCCCGAGGACCTTTTGCATGGTGAATACCTCCATCTGCTGTAAGGTTCCGATTTTGGAAATTCCCATATTTCGGAGCAAGGTAAAGGACTTCTCGCCTACCATGGGAATTTTGCGGATGGATAGCGGTGCGAGGAAACCTTTTTCGGTGCCATTCTGTACCTGCTTTTCACCACAGGGTTTGGCGGTACCGGTGGCAATCTTGGAGACGGTCTTGTTGACCGACAGGCCAAAGCTAATGGGCAATCCAGTCTCTCGGATAATACGCTGGCGGAGTTCCTGTGTCCATTTCCAACAGCCAAAAAAGCGGTCCATACCGGAGACATCAAGGTAATGTTCGTCTATACTGGCTTTTTCGACAATAGGCGTTTCTTCCTCGATAATTTGTGTAACTATACCCGAATAATGACTGTACCGATCGTGATCGCCCCGTACGACCACCGCCTCTGGACACATGCGCAGCGCAAGCCGCATTGGCATAGCGGAATGCACCCCAAACTTGCGGGCCTCATAGGAACAAGATGCAACTACCCCACGGTCACTACTTCCTCCTATGAGCACAGGTACTCCGATGAGTTTGCTGTTCTGCAAACGCTCTACAGATACAAAAAATGTATCGAGATCACAATGTACTATACTCCTCGCCATGTTTTTTCAATTGTATCAAAAGCCCTGTATTGTCGCCTTTGATTTTTGGTAATTGCTGCATTCAAAATTACTAATATTATTAGCAAACAATCAACAGCGAGAAATGATTTAATTTTTATCACATTCATTGTCAGCGATATAATTTATAGTAAAGGATTGGCTTAAACTTCACTTACTTATGGCGGAAATGCGGTGCGCATGCCTATAAACCCATGAAAGGAAATCTGGAGCAACTGCTCGCTCAAACCTGCACAACTCCACTTTGGGAGGACGATTTATTGTCAATAGACGATGCACGATTATTGGTGGGTACAAAAAGCGTACAAGATGATTGGATCGTGCTGGTAAAGCAGAAAAGGGAAAAATAAAAAGCCTCCCTTGTTAATCGTTAAGGGAGGTAATGCTTATTAGATGCCCGCCTTGGTTACATGTTAAGAGGCTTCGGCGGCTTTGAGCTAAAGCAAAAGACCTTACCTAATTACCTTATCATTGCTGTTATTGATTAGCCTTAGTATTGTTGCGAGCGGAAAGAACTCAAAAAAACAATAGAGCAATTCGAAGACTCTTCGACAGAGATTGATTCTAGTGAATTTAAAAATAATATCACTCCGCCATACAACCTATTCTATTTAATCTTCATCACCTTCATTTAATGAATTATTCTTTCACCGTGAACATCACCGAACACCTAATGGTTTGACACATATTGATGTTGCATATACGTTATCTTTTGAGAAAAATACCCTTCATTGAGATGTGAATAGTTGTGTGCTATTATTTTTTGAACCAAAGTTGTTTTGGATGTGTTCCTTTAAAACACAGATTAATAATTGGTTAAATGTACACACATTCTAAAATATAAATTATGAAAGCAGCAGTATTCCATAAGCCCGGCGATATCAGGGTCGATAATGTACCTGACCCAGCTATACTTGACCCAAGAGACGTCATTCTAAAAGTAACCGCGACCGCAATATGTGGCTCCGATCTACATATTCTAAGCGGTGCAGTCCCGCAGAAGGAAAACCTGATCATGGGACACGAATTTATGGGCATCGTGGAGGAAGTGGGCTCAGAAATCACCAATCTAAAAAAAGGCGACCGTGTAGTAGTCCCCTTTCCGATCGCTTGCGGAAAATGTTTTTTCTGTACGCATGAAGCATCTCCTGCCTGCGAGAATTCAAACTTTAAACACTATGGTCCCAACGGGGATTTGATGGATCAAAAAGGTGGTGCACTCTTTGGCTATACTGATCTTTACGGAGGATATTCTGGCGGTCAGGCTGAATATGTACGCGTTCCTTATGCCGATATCAGTCCTCGGATTATTCCCGAACACCTGACTGATGAA
The DNA window shown above is from Sphingobacterium thalpophilum and carries:
- a CDS encoding DNA polymerase III subunit alpha gives rise to the protein MLLNLHSYYSLRFGTLSLQDLVSGMLAGGYDTAVLTDINNSSGSLDFIKLGRAAGLNLLAGMEFRAGEQICFVAIAKNEQGFREINEYRTKLNMENRAIPERAPEFEEVFVIYPFSRLNAFPLRDFEYIGVRPSERTRAQLMDRKVLDRCVILAPVSFRKADYTLHRQLRAIDNNLLISQLGDEQIAAEDEVFIPRVKLMRLFSDLPQLLANTNRILGQCSFSFDFSSVKNKATFTGNRYNDKQLLHKYCTDGFTRRYGRNDRGATERIQRELEIIENLRFSSYFLITDDICRYARGRNFHYVGRGSGANSAVAYCLGITDVDPIALKLPFERFLNPKRKSPPDFDVDFSWNERDEMYDYIFNRYQTGHTALMGAMSTFRSRSILRELGKVYGLPKAEIDRLVHEPEHMLNKNEVTNTILSVYNRMADFPNQRTIHASGVLISEEPLTCYSAMDNPPKGLPTMQFDMYVAEDIGFEKFDILSQRGIGHIKDCRTIVRENLGVVIDTDNPKRFFQDAHIAAQLKSANTIGCFYIESPAMRQLLTKLRCDDYLTLVAASSIIRPGVASSGMMGEYIRRHHDPTTVVYPHPVFKEQLEETYGVMVYQEDVMKIANAYGGLDMADADVLRRMMSGKYRSKDHLIEIEDKFFSNCKAKGYDEKTSREIWRQMESFAGYSFNKAHSASFAVESYQSLFLKTYYPLEFMVAVLNNYGGFYSRKVYVNEARISGGNICLPCVNQSVFNTSIQGKDIYLGFDCLLNLECKLAHRIIEEREANGKYISLENFIKRTQTGIEQVVILIRVGALRFTGTGKKQLLWAAHLMMSKHKPVAAGMALFETESRKPILPPLEEDILEDYYDEMELIGFCVTGTLFDLTKSDYRGDMPARELHLHEGKIVRVVGDFVCEKFVKTKRGDLMKFGTFLDAEGQFFDTVHFPQSLAKYPLRGAGVYLVEGKVILEYGCPSVEVIRCAKMPLKPDPRSE
- the dinB gene encoding DNA polymerase IV, whose protein sequence is MARSIVHCDLDTFFVSVERLQNSKLIGVPVLIGGSSDRGVVASCSYEARKFGVHSAMPMRLALRMCPEAVVVRGDHDRYSHYSGIVTQIIEEETPIVEKASIDEHYLDVSGMDRFFGCWKWTQELRQRIIRETGLPISFGLSVNKTVSKIATGTAKPCGEKQVQNGTEKGFLAPLSIRKIPMVGEKSFTLLRNMGISKIGTLQQMEVFTMQKVLGENGINIWRKANGLDDSLVLPFREQKSMSKENTFQQDTIDMDVLRRTLISMVDTLAFDLRKEQKLTSCVTLKIRYSNFDTHTQQLQIGYTNSDRKLTDVVIALFKKLYSRRMLIRLIGIKFSGLIYGSYQTDLFDDSAEEVNLMQAMDKIRKRYGAEFLMKAICAPLPEKGGEHALKST